The following coding sequences are from one Lolium rigidum isolate FL_2022 chromosome 6, APGP_CSIRO_Lrig_0.1, whole genome shotgun sequence window:
- the LOC124667527 gene encoding 17.5 kDa class II heat shock protein, with the protein MEGRVFGLETPLMTALQHLLDIPDGEAGNAGGEKQGPTRAYVRDARAMAATPADVKELPGAYAFVVDMPGLGSGDIKVEVEDERVLVISGERRREEKEDAKYLRMERRMGKLMRKFVLPDNADMEKISAVCRDGVLTVSVEKLPPPEPKKPKTIQVQVA; encoded by the coding sequence ATGGAGGGCAGGGTGTTCGGGCTAGAGACCCCGCTGATGACGGCGCTGCAGCACCTGCTGGACATCCCGGACGGCGAGGCCGGCAACGCCGGGGGCGAGAAGCAGGGCCCGACGCGGGCCTACGTCCGCGACGCGCGCGCCATGGCGGCCACCCCGGCCGACGTGAAGGAGCTGCCGGGGGCGTACGCGTTCGTGGTGGACATGCCGGGGCTCGGGTCCGGCGACatcaaggtggaggtggaggacgagcggGTGCTGGTCATCAGCGGCGAGCGCCGGAGGGAGGAGAAAGAGGACGCCAAGTACCTGCGGATGGAGCGCCGGATGGGGAAGCTCATGCGCAAGTTCGTGCTGCCGGACAAcgccgacatggagaagatctCCGCGGTTTGCCGCGACGGCGTGCTCACCGTGTCCGTGGAGAAGCTGCCGCCGCCTGAGCCCAAGAAGCCCAAGACCATCCAGGTCCAGGTCGCCTGA
- the LOC124667332 gene encoding 17.5 kDa class II heat shock protein-like yields MEGRVFALENPLMTALQHLLDIPEGEAGNAGGEKQGPTRAYVRDARAMAATPADVKELPGAYAFVVDMPGLGSGDIKVEVEDERVLVISGERRREEKEDAKYLRMERRMGKLMRKFVLPENADMEKISAVCRDGVLTVSVEKLPPPEPKKPKTIQVQVA; encoded by the coding sequence ATGGAGGGCAGGGTGTTCGCGCTGGAGAACCCGCTGATGACGGCGCTGCAGCATCTGCTGGACATCCCCGAAGGCGAGGCCGGCAACGCAGGCGGCGAGAAGCAGGGCCCGACGCGCGCCTACGTCCGCGACGCGCGCGCCATGGCGGCCACCCCCGCCGACGTGAAGGAGCTCCCCGGCGCGTACGCGTTCGTGGTGGACATGCCGGGGCTCGGGTCCGGCGACatcaaggtggaggtggaggacgagcggGTCCTGGTCATCAGCGGCGAGCGCCggagggaggagaaggaggacgCCAAGTACCTGCGGATGGAGCGCCGGATGGGGAAGCTGATGCGCAAGTTCGTGCTGCCGGAGAAcgccgacatggagaagatctCCGCCGTGTGCCGCGACGGCGTGCTCACCGTGTCGGTCGAGAAGCTTCCGCCGCCAGAGCCCAAGAAGCCCAAGACCATCCAGGTCCAGGTTGCCTGA